One genomic segment of Dysosmobacter sp. Marseille-Q4140 includes these proteins:
- the infB gene encoding translation initiation factor IF-2, with amino-acid sequence MGIEKYRVHEVAKDFGLPTKTITEILTKYAQAPKNHMQVLTDHELSLIFDYLTQHNQVSSIQAIFADTFKEKEKEAPKAPAAEKAAAPVQDSSAAKPAPKQAGAAPAQNGGKPQAAPQGGQQAAQQPQQPMSRVPQKKIVDTRKGGDVNLAKYDQRLEELAPERANRMQQRSGKEKIRTNSQRRGGMTFSNKRRQDEAEKMRRLQLEIAKKAPVKVMIPDEISVGELASRMKKTGAEVVKCLMKNGVMASLSQIIDFDTAAIIAEEMGCKVEKEITVTIEERLIDDHEDKPEDLVPRAPVVVVMGHVDHGKTSLLDTIRNTSVAAGEAGGITQHIGAYQVQVNGKPITFLDTPGHEAFTSMRARGAMITDIAILMVAADDGIMPQTIESINHAKAANIPIIVAINKIDKENANPDRVLQQLTEHGLVPEDWGGETICCKVSAKKNIGIDNLLEMVTLTAEMAELKANPNRAGQGTVIEARLDKGRGPVATLLVQNGTLKQGDIIIAGTAVGRVRTMLDYKGNRLTEAGPSVPVEIAGLSEAPEAGSPFFAVADERMARELVEQRKAEARAKAAAPVQKVSLENLFDQIQAGERKELALIVKADVQGSVEAVKASLEKLSNDEVNVKVIHGGVGAINESDVMLAASSNAIIVGFNVRPDAAARDGAIRQNVDMRMYRVIYDCIDEITAAMKGMLAPKYREVVLGHAEVRQTYRVSSVGTVAGCYVQDGKIVRACSVRVVRDGIVIHEGSLASLKRFKDDAKEVAENYECGLTVEKFNDIKEGDIIEAFTMEEIPR; translated from the coding sequence TTGGGTATTGAAAAATACAGAGTGCATGAGGTGGCCAAGGACTTCGGCCTTCCCACCAAGACCATTACGGAGATCCTGACGAAGTACGCCCAGGCCCCCAAGAACCATATGCAGGTTCTCACGGATCACGAGCTGTCGCTGATCTTCGACTATCTGACCCAGCACAACCAGGTGTCCAGCATCCAGGCGATCTTCGCAGACACCTTCAAGGAAAAAGAGAAGGAGGCCCCCAAGGCCCCCGCCGCCGAGAAGGCTGCTGCCCCCGTGCAGGACAGCAGCGCCGCCAAGCCCGCTCCCAAGCAGGCCGGCGCCGCGCCCGCGCAAAACGGCGGCAAGCCCCAGGCGGCCCCCCAGGGCGGCCAGCAGGCGGCGCAGCAGCCCCAGCAGCCCATGTCCCGGGTGCCCCAGAAGAAGATCGTCGATACCCGCAAGGGCGGCGACGTGAACCTGGCCAAGTATGACCAGAGGCTGGAGGAGCTGGCTCCCGAGCGGGCCAACCGGATGCAGCAGCGCAGCGGCAAGGAGAAGATCCGCACCAACAGCCAGCGCCGGGGCGGCATGACCTTCTCCAACAAGCGCCGCCAGGACGAGGCCGAGAAGATGCGCCGCCTCCAGCTGGAGATCGCCAAGAAGGCCCCCGTGAAGGTCATGATCCCCGACGAGATCAGCGTGGGCGAGCTGGCCAGCCGCATGAAAAAGACCGGCGCCGAGGTGGTCAAGTGCCTGATGAAGAACGGCGTCATGGCCTCCCTCAGTCAGATCATCGACTTCGACACCGCCGCCATCATCGCCGAAGAGATGGGCTGCAAGGTGGAGAAGGAGATCACCGTCACCATCGAAGAGCGTCTGATCGACGACCACGAGGATAAGCCGGAGGACCTGGTGCCCCGGGCCCCCGTGGTGGTGGTCATGGGCCACGTCGACCACGGCAAGACCTCTTTGCTGGACACCATCCGCAACACCTCCGTGGCGGCCGGCGAGGCCGGCGGCATCACCCAGCACATCGGCGCCTACCAGGTCCAGGTGAACGGCAAGCCCATCACCTTCCTGGACACTCCGGGCCACGAGGCCTTCACCTCCATGCGTGCCCGCGGCGCCATGATCACCGACATCGCCATCTTGATGGTGGCGGCGGACGACGGCATCATGCCCCAGACCATCGAGTCCATCAACCACGCCAAGGCCGCCAATATCCCCATCATCGTGGCCATCAACAAGATCGACAAGGAAAACGCCAACCCCGACCGGGTGCTCCAGCAGCTGACCGAGCACGGCCTGGTGCCCGAGGACTGGGGCGGCGAGACCATCTGCTGCAAGGTCTCCGCCAAGAAGAACATCGGCATCGACAACCTGCTGGAGATGGTGACCCTCACCGCCGAGATGGCGGAGCTGAAGGCCAACCCCAACCGCGCTGGTCAGGGCACCGTCATCGAGGCCCGGCTTGACAAGGGCCGTGGTCCCGTGGCTACCCTCCTGGTCCAGAACGGCACCCTCAAGCAGGGCGACATCATCATCGCCGGCACCGCCGTGGGCCGCGTGCGCACCATGCTGGACTACAAGGGCAACCGCCTGACCGAGGCCGGTCCCTCCGTGCCCGTGGAGATCGCGGGCCTCAGCGAGGCCCCCGAGGCCGGCAGCCCCTTCTTCGCCGTGGCCGACGAGCGCATGGCCCGGGAGCTGGTGGAGCAGCGCAAGGCCGAGGCCCGTGCCAAGGCCGCCGCGCCGGTGCAGAAGGTCTCCCTGGAGAACCTGTTCGACCAGATCCAGGCCGGTGAGCGCAAGGAGCTGGCTCTGATCGTCAAGGCCGACGTCCAGGGCAGCGTGGAGGCCGTGAAGGCCTCTCTGGAGAAGCTCAGCAACGACGAGGTCAACGTGAAGGTGATCCACGGCGGCGTGGGCGCCATCAACGAGTCCGACGTGATGCTGGCCGCCTCCTCCAACGCCATCATCGTGGGCTTCAATGTCCGGCCCGACGCCGCCGCCCGCGACGGCGCCATCCGCCAGAACGTGGATATGCGGATGTACCGGGTCATCTACGACTGCATCGATGAGATCACCGCCGCCATGAAGGGCATGCTGGCGCCCAAGTACCGGGAGGTGGTCCTGGGCCACGCGGAGGTCCGCCAGACCTACCGGGTGTCCAGCGTGGGCACCGTGGCCGGCTGCTACGTCCAGGACGGCAAGATCGTCCGTGCCTGCTCCGTGCGGGTGGTCCGGGACGGCATCGTGATCCACGAGGGCAGCCTCGCCTCCCTGAAGCGCTTCAAGGACGACGCCAAGGAGGTGGCCGAGAACTACGAGTGCGGCCTCACCGTGGAGAAGTTCAACGACATCAAGGAAGGCGACATCATCGAGGCCTTCACCATGGAGGAGATCCCCAGATAA
- a CDS encoding YlxR family protein → MPKVKKIPQRQCVGCREMKDKKSLLRVVKSPEGTVSLDFGGKKPGRGAYVCHDVECLRRARKSRALERAFETAIPAEVYDAMEAELRGADEQQ, encoded by the coding sequence ATGCCGAAAGTGAAAAAGATCCCCCAGCGGCAGTGTGTGGGCTGCCGGGAAATGAAAGACAAAAAGTCCCTGCTGCGGGTGGTGAAGTCCCCGGAGGGGACGGTCTCCCTGGACTTCGGAGGAAAGAAGCCCGGCCGCGGCGCCTATGTGTGCCACGATGTGGAGTGCCTGCGGCGGGCCCGGAAGTCCCGGGCCCTGGAGCGGGCCTTTGAGACGGCCATCCCGGCGGAGGTTTACGACGCCATGGAGGCGGAACTGCGAGGTGCGGATGAACAGCAATGA
- the nusA gene encoding transcription termination/antitermination protein NusA, giving the protein MKGKKQKEPVGFNPAEIFAALALLEKERGIPQSFMMEKIIQALTTAYKRDHVDVENVIVDVDEAHQDLKMFVQKNVVDEEDYVDPANEMTVEEAKKLSAKYEIGDIVNIPVDTVEFGRIAAGNGKQVIIQGLREAERGMVYDEFNSKQHEILTGVVTRIDPRTGSVSLRIGTGAESTEALLMSGEQVPGEELTEGMHVKVYVVEVRRSTRGPQVLISRTHPGLVKRLFELEVPEIYDGTVEVKSIAREAGSRTKMAVWSNDENVDPIGACVGPKGQRVAAIVEELRGEKIDIIKWSEDPAQFIAAALAPADVVDVWMADEGKACRCVVPDDQLSLAIGKEGQNARLAARLTGYKIDIKPESYQEGDEAETAPEMPEDAAETAPVEE; this is encoded by the coding sequence ATGAAAGGCAAAAAGCAAAAGGAACCCGTGGGCTTCAACCCTGCGGAGATCTTTGCCGCTCTGGCTCTGCTGGAAAAGGAGCGGGGCATCCCCCAGTCCTTCATGATGGAGAAGATCATCCAGGCCCTGACCACCGCCTACAAGCGGGACCACGTGGACGTGGAGAACGTGATCGTGGACGTGGATGAGGCCCACCAGGACCTGAAGATGTTCGTCCAGAAGAACGTGGTGGACGAGGAGGACTACGTGGACCCGGCCAATGAGATGACCGTGGAGGAGGCCAAGAAGCTCTCCGCCAAGTATGAGATCGGCGACATCGTCAACATCCCCGTGGACACCGTGGAGTTCGGCCGCATCGCCGCCGGCAACGGCAAGCAGGTCATCATCCAGGGTCTGCGGGAGGCCGAGCGGGGCATGGTGTACGACGAGTTCAACTCCAAGCAGCACGAGATCCTCACCGGTGTGGTGACCCGCATCGATCCCCGCACCGGCAGCGTCTCCCTGCGCATCGGCACCGGCGCCGAGTCCACCGAGGCGCTGCTGATGTCCGGCGAGCAGGTTCCCGGTGAGGAGCTCACCGAGGGCATGCACGTGAAGGTCTACGTGGTGGAGGTCCGCCGCAGCACCCGGGGTCCCCAGGTGCTGATCTCCCGGACCCACCCGGGCCTTGTCAAGCGTCTGTTCGAGCTGGAGGTGCCGGAGATCTACGACGGCACCGTGGAGGTCAAGTCCATCGCCCGGGAGGCCGGCAGCCGCACCAAGATGGCCGTGTGGTCCAACGACGAGAACGTGGATCCCATCGGCGCCTGCGTGGGCCCCAAGGGCCAGCGGGTGGCCGCCATCGTGGAGGAGCTGCGGGGCGAGAAGATCGACATCATCAAGTGGAGCGAGGACCCCGCCCAGTTTATCGCCGCCGCCCTGGCGCCCGCCGACGTGGTGGACGTGTGGATGGCCGACGAGGGCAAGGCCTGCCGCTGTGTGGTGCCGGACGATCAGCTGTCCCTGGCCATCGGCAAGGAGGGTCAGAACGCCCGCCTGGCCGCCCGCCTGACCGGCTACAAGATCGACATTAAGCCCGAGAGCTACCAGGAGGGCGACGAGGCGGAAACCGCCCCGGAGATGCCGGAGGACGCGGCTGAAACCGCGCCCGTGGAGGAATAA
- a CDS encoding ribosome maturation factor RimP: protein MKKITELTVELAAPAIAEQGCTLWDVEYVKEAGTWYLRILLDKEGGVDILDCEAVSRKVSDLLDEADPIEGSYTLEVGSAGAERALKRPGDFQRYLGSPVLVKLYRNLEGRKEFPGVLKAYDEASGDVTITFGSRELTFPKKDIALVRLRVEF from the coding sequence ATGAAAAAAATCACGGAACTGACCGTCGAACTGGCGGCCCCCGCCATCGCCGAGCAGGGCTGCACCCTCTGGGACGTGGAGTACGTCAAGGAGGCCGGCACCTGGTATCTGCGCATCCTACTGGACAAGGAGGGCGGCGTGGACATCCTGGACTGTGAGGCCGTCTCCCGGAAGGTCAGCGACCTGCTGGACGAGGCCGACCCCATCGAGGGCAGTTACACCCTGGAGGTGGGCTCCGCCGGAGCCGAGCGGGCCCTCAAGCGCCCCGGCGACTTCCAGCGGTATCTGGGCAGCCCGGTGCTGGTGAAGCTGTACCGGAACCTGGAGGGCCGCAAGGAGTTCCCCGGCGTGCTGAAGGCCTATGACGAGGCCAGCGGCGACGTGACCATCACCTTCGGCAGCCGGGAGCTGACCTTCCCCAAAAAGGACATCGCCCTGGTCCGCCTGCGGGTGGAATTCTAA
- a CDS encoding metal ABC transporter permease, with the protein MNILEMLTWPFMQRALIAGVLVSLCAALLGVSLVLKRYSMIGDGLSHVSFGALAIAVALGVTPLYFSIPVVILAAFFLLRMASHPRWNSDAAVAVMSASALAVGVIVISRTTGMTTDVDNYMFGSVLAMTDLDVLLAAGLSLAVLVLFVLFYHKLFAVTFDESFSRATGLKVDRYNTLLAVLTALTIVLGMRMMGAMLISSLVIFPALTAMRLFKSFRGVMICAGTTAVVCFCAGLTASWVWSTPVGASVVAANLTVFLLSCGAAFARSR; encoded by the coding sequence ATGAATATTCTGGAAATGCTGACCTGGCCCTTCATGCAGCGGGCCCTGATCGCCGGCGTGCTGGTGAGCCTGTGCGCGGCGCTGCTGGGGGTGTCCCTGGTCCTCAAGCGCTACTCCATGATCGGCGACGGCCTCAGCCACGTGTCCTTCGGCGCATTGGCCATTGCCGTGGCGCTGGGGGTGACGCCCCTGTACTTCTCCATTCCGGTGGTGATCCTGGCGGCCTTCTTCCTGCTGCGCATGGCCAGCCATCCCCGGTGGAACAGCGACGCCGCCGTGGCGGTCATGAGCGCCTCGGCCCTGGCGGTGGGCGTCATCGTCATCTCCCGCACCACCGGCATGACCACCGACGTGGACAACTACATGTTCGGCAGCGTCCTGGCCATGACGGATCTGGACGTGCTGCTGGCGGCGGGGCTGAGCCTGGCGGTGCTGGTGCTGTTCGTGCTCTTTTACCACAAGCTCTTCGCCGTCACTTTCGACGAGAGCTTCTCCCGGGCCACGGGGCTGAAGGTGGACCGGTACAACACCCTTCTCGCGGTGCTGACGGCGCTGACCATCGTGCTGGGGATGCGGATGATGGGCGCCATGCTGATCTCCTCCCTGGTGATCTTCCCGGCCCTGACGGCCATGCGGCTGTTCAAGAGTTTCCGGGGCGTCATGATCTGCGCCGGGACCACGGCGGTGGTGTGCTTCTGCGCGGGGCTCACCGCCTCCTGGGTCTGGTCCACGCCGGTGGGCGCGTCCGTGGTGGCGGCCAACCTCACGGTGTTCCTGCTCTCCTGCGGCGCCGCCTTTGCGCGCAGCCGCTGA
- a CDS encoding ATP-binding cassette domain-containing protein, whose translation MESNELIVCRDVSLGYEGQSVLTHLDLTVRAGDYLCIVGDNGSGKSTLLRGLLGLIAPQSGQILRSPELERGAIGYLPQQTRAQRDFPATVYEVVLSGCLNRKGMRFFYSAAQKSQALMNMGKLGILELKDKCYRDLSGGQQQRALLARALCAAGWLLILDEPVTGLDPAAAQDLYKLLSYLNRKEGMAVVMVTHDLKAALKGARRVLHIGHDSVFLGTAAEYLASPQGRRFREEDV comes from the coding sequence GTGGAGAGCAATGAACTGATCGTCTGCCGGGACGTGTCTCTGGGCTATGAGGGTCAGAGCGTCCTGACTCATCTGGACCTGACGGTCCGGGCCGGGGACTACCTTTGCATCGTGGGGGACAACGGCTCCGGCAAGTCCACCCTGCTGCGGGGCCTGCTGGGCCTGATCGCCCCCCAGTCGGGCCAGATCCTCCGCTCGCCGGAGCTGGAGCGGGGGGCCATCGGATACCTGCCCCAGCAGACCCGGGCCCAGCGGGACTTCCCCGCCACGGTGTACGAGGTGGTCCTCTCCGGCTGCCTCAACCGCAAGGGGATGCGGTTCTTCTACTCCGCCGCCCAGAAGTCCCAGGCGTTGATGAACATGGGCAAGCTGGGCATCCTGGAGCTCAAGGACAAGTGCTACCGGGACCTCTCCGGCGGCCAGCAGCAGCGGGCCCTGCTGGCCCGGGCCCTGTGCGCCGCCGGGTGGCTGCTGATCCTGGACGAGCCGGTGACGGGTCTGGACCCCGCCGCCGCCCAGGACCTGTATAAGCTGCTGTCCTACCTCAACCGCAAAGAGGGCATGGCGGTGGTCATGGTGACCCACGACCTCAAGGCCGCGCTGAAGGGCGCCCGCCGGGTACTGCACATCGGCCACGACAGCGTCTTTCTGGGGACGGCGGCGGAGTATCTGGCCTCGCCCCAGGGGCGGCGGTTCCGGGAGGAGGACGTATGA
- a CDS encoding transcriptional repressor, with protein MPYTTRQRQAILQCLQRRGDASVTAGELAEDLRSAGCPVGLATVYRQLERLEAAGIVHKINTEDGAFYQFCGRDGHGHRDCFLLRCERCGRIRHVDCVQLQGLYDHLEREHHFRINPRGTLLSGICDQCAKEEETRGEQ; from the coding sequence ATGCCCTACACCACCAGACAGCGCCAGGCCATTTTGCAGTGCCTCCAGCGGCGGGGGGACGCCTCCGTCACCGCCGGGGAGCTGGCAGAGGACCTGCGCTCCGCCGGGTGTCCCGTGGGCCTCGCCACCGTCTACCGCCAGCTGGAGCGGCTGGAGGCGGCGGGCATCGTCCACAAGATCAACACCGAGGACGGCGCCTTTTACCAGTTCTGCGGCCGGGACGGCCACGGTCACCGGGACTGCTTTCTGCTCAGATGCGAGCGCTGCGGCCGCATCCGCCATGTGGACTGCGTCCAGCTCCAGGGGCTCTACGACCACCTGGAGCGGGAGCACCACTTCCGCATCAACCCCCGGGGCACGCTGCTCTCGGGGATCTGTGACCAGTGCGCCAAAGAGGAGGAAACGCGTGGAGAGCAATGA
- a CDS encoding DUF4173 domain-containing protein, protein MSVPENALPAGGPAKPTQNPGKPYAADRQDRRALLLTPVWCFLLVDSFFWHWPWGLGLTAAGFLWYALALGYLGRACLRRREDRVLLVMNLALLASFALTSNSWFRWWNLLALLVLVPVHLMSLSGAGRLPWQQPVMLWERLCLLLVGLFGQLGALGAVLTASSAPRRRTWAAVLGAVGALVLLAVLVPVLASADALFAAATAEVRIFLREHFTSTVWKLVWALILTPFVFSLLYFLRRPTPLSRSAERTGRTVDGLGFAVVLAAVAALYALFLAVQSAGLFGGEAYLASRGLSYAEWARSGFFQMVGVTAVNLTVLLVCLTFSRRSGGSYAAVRLLGAVLTAESFLLLASAAWRMTLYVEAYGLSFKRCMTYWGMGMMALFFLAAAVKLARPDFGFFRAAAPVALAGWLVINCVPVDYLVAKDQVDRCLSGESQTIDVEYLLYSLSYDTLSQLERLDGDLICQTWTDWGDSYGQTRLSTLLDERRAEARRDCAGWRSWDLSACLAAMGGD, encoded by the coding sequence ATGTCTGTTCCTGAAAACGCCCTCCCCGCGGGAGGGCCGGCGAAGCCTACCCAAAATCCCGGAAAACCCTACGCCGCCGACCGGCAGGACCGGCGGGCGCTGCTCCTGACGCCGGTTTGGTGTTTCCTGTTGGTGGACAGTTTCTTTTGGCACTGGCCCTGGGGCCTGGGGCTGACCGCCGCGGGCTTTCTGTGGTACGCCCTGGCGCTGGGCTATCTGGGCCGGGCGTGCCTGCGGCGGCGGGAGGACCGGGTGCTGCTGGTGATGAACCTGGCGCTGCTGGCCTCCTTTGCCCTGACCTCCAACAGCTGGTTCCGGTGGTGGAACCTGCTGGCGCTGCTGGTCCTGGTGCCGGTGCACCTGATGTCCCTGTCCGGGGCGGGACGCCTGCCCTGGCAGCAGCCGGTCATGCTGTGGGAGCGGCTGTGTCTGCTTTTGGTGGGCCTGTTCGGTCAGTTGGGCGCCCTGGGCGCGGTGCTGACCGCCTCCTCCGCCCCCCGGCGCCGGACCTGGGCGGCGGTGCTGGGCGCCGTGGGAGCCCTGGTGCTGCTGGCGGTGCTGGTGCCGGTGCTGGCCTCCGCCGACGCCCTCTTCGCCGCCGCCACGGCGGAGGTGCGGATCTTCCTCCGGGAGCACTTCACCTCCACGGTGTGGAAGCTGGTCTGGGCGCTGATCCTGACGCCCTTCGTATTCAGCCTGCTGTACTTCCTGCGGCGCCCCACTCCCCTGTCCCGGTCCGCGGAGCGGACGGGCCGGACCGTGGACGGTCTGGGCTTCGCCGTGGTGCTGGCGGCGGTGGCCGCCCTCTACGCCCTGTTCCTGGCGGTCCAGTCCGCCGGGCTTTTCGGCGGGGAGGCATACCTCGCCAGCCGGGGCCTTTCCTATGCCGAGTGGGCCCGCAGCGGCTTTTTCCAGATGGTGGGCGTCACGGCGGTGAACCTGACGGTGCTGCTGGTCTGCCTGACCTTCTCCCGCCGCAGCGGCGGCAGTTACGCGGCGGTGCGGCTGCTGGGGGCGGTGCTGACGGCGGAAAGCTTTTTGCTGCTGGCCTCCGCCGCCTGGCGGATGACACTGTACGTGGAGGCCTACGGCCTGTCCTTCAAGCGCTGCATGACCTACTGGGGCATGGGGATGATGGCTCTGTTTTTCCTGGCGGCGGCGGTCAAGCTGGCGCGGCCGGACTTCGGCTTCTTCCGGGCGGCGGCGCCGGTGGCCCTGGCCGGGTGGCTGGTGATCAACTGCGTGCCGGTGGACTACCTGGTGGCAAAGGACCAGGTGGACCGCTGCCTCTCCGGCGAGAGCCAGACCATCGATGTGGAGTACCTGCTGTACAGCCTGTCCTACGACACCCTGTCCCAGCTGGAGCGGCTGGACGGGGATCTGATCTGCCAGACCTGGACGGACTGGGGGGACAGCTACGGGCAGACCCGATTGTCCACCCTGCTGGATGAGCGCCGGGCGGAGGCCCGGCGGGACTGCGCCGGCTGGCGCAGCTGGGACCTGTCGGCGTGTCTGGCGGCCATGGGAGGGGACTGA
- a CDS encoding helix-turn-helix transcriptional regulator produces the protein MAIVVNLDVMMARRKMSLSQLSEKVDITLANLSILKNNKAKAVRFSTLEAICAALDCQPGDILEYVPDQGS, from the coding sequence ATGGCGATCGTAGTGAATTTGGACGTGATGATGGCCAGACGGAAGATGTCCCTGAGCCAGCTGTCGGAAAAGGTAGACATCACCCTGGCCAATCTGTCGATTCTGAAAAACAACAAGGCCAAGGCGGTGCGCTTTTCCACCCTGGAGGCCATCTGCGCCGCCCTGGACTGCCAGCCGGGGGACATCCTGGAATACGTGCCGGATCAGGGAAGCTAA
- a CDS encoding DUF2975 domain-containing protein, translated as MIRTPAQKIADALICLSILALITEAFLLPWINAFAYFQVNVAGGPTLEHLMGVFAYDFDDGLGNLLRISLESWSHAHSAVLALFLWLVSICGAVILIQGIRILATVADGTPFSPKNAVSLRRAGEACFVIAAGALGRTMFTLFREGSAALASYTALLVPLFAMAGLLCLVMSALFRQAAEIKAENDLTI; from the coding sequence ATGATACGAACGCCTGCGCAGAAGATCGCCGACGCCCTGATCTGCCTGTCCATTCTGGCGCTGATCACAGAGGCCTTTCTGCTGCCCTGGATCAACGCGTTTGCCTACTTCCAGGTCAATGTGGCCGGCGGGCCCACGCTGGAGCATCTGATGGGGGTTTTTGCCTATGATTTTGACGACGGCCTGGGGAATCTCCTCCGGATCTCTCTGGAGAGCTGGAGCCACGCCCACTCCGCTGTCCTGGCCCTGTTTTTATGGCTGGTGTCCATCTGCGGCGCCGTCATTTTGATCCAGGGCATCCGTATTCTGGCCACGGTGGCAGACGGCACGCCCTTCTCTCCGAAAAACGCGGTTTCTCTCCGCCGCGCGGGCGAGGCCTGCTTTGTCATCGCCGCCGGAGCCCTGGGCCGGACCATGTTTACCCTCTTCCGGGAGGGTTCCGCCGCTCTGGCCTCCTATACCGCCCTGCTGGTCCCCCTGTTCGCCATGGCGGGGCTTCTGTGCCTGGTCATGTCCGCCCTGTTCCGCCAGGCGGCGGAGATCAAGGCGGAGAATGACCTGACGATTTGA
- a CDS encoding DUF2975 domain-containing protein, translating to MEGSHVQKIARVLNVLVIAALVCNIIILYLVPVAVVSLELSEGSGLLEGVAAYLRDFLHPGQDDILTATAAASFLAWFWCWKSTRALVLTLFLLVAGVCTALILWQGRRVLRTILRGAPFSAENAVSLRRAAVCSFVVSGAALARLVFSVCYFRSPQPLLSYNALFVPIFAMAGLLCLVMSALFRQAAEMKAENDLTI from the coding sequence ATGGAGGGTTCCCACGTGCAGAAGATCGCCCGGGTGCTGAATGTCCTGGTAATCGCCGCCCTGGTGTGCAACATCATCATCTTATATCTGGTTCCGGTGGCCGTGGTGTCCCTGGAGCTGTCGGAGGGGTCCGGCCTGCTGGAGGGTGTCGCAGCCTATCTGCGGGACTTTCTCCACCCCGGACAGGACGACATCCTGACCGCCACCGCGGCTGCCAGCTTCCTGGCCTGGTTCTGGTGCTGGAAGAGTACCCGCGCTCTGGTGCTGACGCTGTTTCTGCTGGTGGCCGGTGTGTGCACGGCTCTGATCCTCTGGCAGGGGCGGCGGGTGCTGCGCACCATTCTGCGGGGCGCGCCCTTCTCGGCGGAAAACGCTGTCAGCCTGCGGCGGGCCGCGGTGTGTTCCTTCGTCGTCTCCGGCGCGGCTCTGGCGCGGCTGGTGTTCAGCGTGTGCTATTTCCGCTCGCCCCAGCCCCTGCTGTCCTACAACGCCCTGTTCGTCCCCATCTTCGCCATGGCGGGGCTTCTGTGCCTGGTCATGTCCGCCCTGTTCCGCCAGGCGGCGGAGATGAAGGCGGAAAACGACCTGACGATCTGA
- a CDS encoding MarR family transcriptional regulator — MFYANALGPTLGRCAHLARAGMEARLSRYEVTPVQTHVLLYLFRHGGQAPQCQVTDFLKVKPSTANGILDRMAEKELVVRSVSGSDARRRLITLTDKGRQQQALFEQAFRESEAAMVRGFTPQETEQLRELLDRVIRNLEEDQAT; from the coding sequence ATGTTTTATGCCAACGCCCTGGGACCCACGCTGGGGCGGTGTGCCCACCTGGCCCGGGCCGGGATGGAGGCCCGGCTCAGCCGGTACGAGGTCACTCCGGTCCAGACCCACGTGCTGCTGTATCTGTTCCGCCACGGCGGCCAGGCGCCCCAGTGCCAGGTGACGGACTTTTTGAAGGTAAAGCCCTCCACCGCCAACGGTATCCTGGATCGGATGGCGGAGAAGGAGCTGGTGGTCCGCAGCGTCAGCGGCAGCGACGCCCGGCGCCGCCTCATCACGCTCACCGACAAGGGCCGCCAGCAGCAGGCCCTGTTTGAGCAGGCCTTTCGGGAGTCGGAGGCCGCCATGGTGCGGGGCTTTACTCCCCAGGAGACGGAGCAGCTCCGGGAGCTCCTGGACAGGGTCATTCGGAATTTGGAGGAGGATCAAGCGACATGA